Within Candidatus Poribacteria bacterium, the genomic segment TCGGTGAGGTGGGTTCGAGTTTTCATGTCCCTTTCCGTAGATTCGCCCGACGCGATGCTTGGGCTTACGCGCGCTGAAAACTGTGGCTTAGGGGTACGCAAGTAGCTTGAGAAGGATCGCTTTCATGCTATGGAGACGGTTATCGGATTGTTCAAAGATAATTGAGCGTTCATCGTTAACGAGTTCACCCGAAATTTCATACCCGTGGTGGGCAGGAAGGCAGTGCATAACCCGACACTTATGCCCTTTTAGCAGTTCCGCATTCAATTGATACGGCATCATCTTTTCTAACCGACGTTTCCGTTCCTTTGCAAAAGCTGGATCCGTGAAGAACTCCATGTCCACCCATGTATCAGTGTAGACGACATCGCTTTCGGCAATTATTTTCTCCAATGAACTCTCCATCGCCTCGGTGTCGGTATCGAGCGTTTTATAGAGACCTTTGCGAGAGGCTTCTTCCCATAGTTCTTTGTCCACAGCAGCAGGATTCACCTCTGGTGCGACGACTGTGATCTCCATACCTACTTTCATACCGGCAGCAATCAGCGAATTACAGACGTTGTTATGCACACCAATAAAGCACAATTTGACCCCTTCCAGTCTACCGAGATGCTCCTGTATCGTCATCAGATCGCCGAGTGCCTGTGTTGGATGATATTTGTCACAACAGCCGTTAATTACGGGGACAGTTGCAGCGGCTGCCGCCTCAACGAGTTCCGCGTGTTTCAAAAAACGGGCTAAGATAATATCAACATACCCGGAGAGGACGCGCATTTCGTCGCTCAGGTCGGCTAACGCGAAGTTTGTGGTGCGCCAATCGAGGTAATGGGCATGCCCCCCGAGTTGCGTTATACCGATTTCACCGGCGCAGCGCGTTCGCGTGGAGGTCTTTTGGAAAAGCAGACAGAGGCTCTTCCCCCCCACAGCGTGTCTGTATTTTTCGGGATGGTGTTTGATTTTCAGACTGTTTTCGACTGTTTCAAGAATGTCTGTTTCTGACCATGGGTCCAATTTAACTAGGTGCATAACTATCTCCACAGTAGGGTCGCTAAAATTAGAAACCATAATTATACACAACTTTCTGACATAAGTCAAATGTTTTTCTGTGTCTAAACCCGTTCTTGTCGGTAAATTTCCATTTCTTTTTGTAAGGCTTCAATCTGTTTTTGCTGTGCTTCAATTTTTTCGTCTTGTGCGCTAACCTGCTTTCGCTGCAATGCGACGATGATCTGGGGTATCCCGATAACGACGGCGATGAAAGCCACCAAAGCCAAGAGTAACATAAAAAGTCCGTTCAGCTGCTTTTCTAACGATCTGATTTCGCCGGTCAAGCGTTTGTCCACCTCTGTGATTTTACCGTCCAACGAACTGATTTGGATAGTCAGCCGTTTTTCCATTTCCGAGATCGTGGTATTTACCTTCTCAATTTCTTGAGAGATATACTCTTTCGTGCGTGCTTCAGATTTTGCAACCGCTGTTTCAAGCTCCTCCTTGATGATGAGACGGAGCTTGCTAACATCCGCTTCGGTGAGTTCGCTGAAGGCAGGAACACTCAAGAGTGAAAACACTATTATTAAAGTCGTGATTAATTTCATTTGACTCTCCTCGTTATCCGATTAGGATTTTTCAGGATGAAACCTTGTAAACTCTCTCAATCGGAAGATGGTTTCCACCAAGGGGCAATTCGGGGAGTCCAACCCGCTGAAATTTTCTCACCTCGACAATACTCACGCAGTTTTCTTCCGAAGATTTCAATGTTACCCTTCGTCTGTGAGGATGTTCCCCATCGGTGCCAAAATCGATCAATGAGAGCCGCGAGTCTGGAATCGAGGTCTTGTGGATCCTCACCGAACTCCTCCTTTTCGATTTCACGATGCCACCATTGAGCGGTAGGTGAGAGTGCGGGCTTTATTTGCTCAAAAACGGCAGAAATTCTGCACAGATCGCGCGTCTGTAAAGCCTGACGATAGACTTCTCGGCAACTTCGTTCCTGTTGTGCTACTTCATAAGCCCACGCAGTGTGTTCGCTCACCCACCGACTTGAATCATTTACTTTCAATCCTTCAAGTTTCTCAATCGCTTCGTCCGTTCCAAACCACGGCAAAATCGAAACACCCAGATTGCGTTCCTTTGCGTAATGACT encodes:
- a CDS encoding ornithine carbamoyltransferase (catalyzes the formation of L-citrulline from carbamoyl phosphate and L-ornithine in arginine biosynthesis and degradation) translates to MVSNFSDPTVEIVMHLVKLDPWSETDILETVENSLKIKHHPEKYRHAVGGKSLCLLFQKTSTRTRCAGEIGITQLGGHAHYLDWRTTNFALADLSDEMRVLSGYVDIILARFLKHAELVEAAAAATVPVINGCCDKYHPTQALGDLMTIQEHLGRLEGVKLCFIGVHNNVCNSLIAAGMKVGMEITVVAPEVNPAAVDKELWEEASRKGLYKTLDTDTEAMESSLEKIIAESDVVYTDTWVDMEFFTDPAFAKERKRRLEKMMPYQLNAELLKGHKCRVMHCLPAHHGYEISGELVNDERSIIFEQSDNRLHSMKAILLKLLAYP